The following proteins are encoded in a genomic region of Solea senegalensis isolate Sse05_10M linkage group LG5, IFAPA_SoseM_1, whole genome shotgun sequence:
- the ugt2b3 gene encoding UDP glucuronosyltransferase 2 family, polypeptide B3 isoform X2, whose translation MKLQQDLSVCVLLALCLTWSVNGGKILVWHTEASHWINIKPVLDTLVDRGHQVTVLIPSASLFMDSKSSSFHYEPFNVSVSMEEMEKYFDDYIYFSMYEIDQMNNLQMYIKYMDLMRQELKYSLKYLDGIIKSQPIMKKLKEEKYDLLLADPIFPGSELLADILGTPLVFTLRFSLVNNWERHCGQLPAPPSFVPGDMSKLTDKMDFSERVWNTLFYLINDLAIYDVNWKELDKYYSEFKGTPTSACELMGKADIWLMRTYWDFNFPHPILPNFKYVGGIHCKPAKPLPEYMEEFVQSSGDAGIVIFTLGSMIKNITKEKGNMIASALAQIPQKVLWRFKGEEPETLGANTRIYDWIPQNDLLGHPKARAFITHGGTNGIYEAIYHGVPMVGIPMFADQPTNMVHMKAKGAALTVDLNFMKTEDLRDAVNTVINDESYKESAMRLSRIHHDRPISPRDEAIYWIEFTMRNKGAAHLRVQAHELTWYQYHSLDVLAFLLTIVLLTTLLFIKACSFCLGKCCGRKGKTKTE comes from the exons AGCTACAACAGGACCTTTCCGTTTGTGTGCTGCTGGCTCTTTGTTTGACATGGAGTGTGAATGGGGGTAAGATTTTAGTGTGGCACACGGAGGCCAGCCACTGGATTAACATTAAGCCTGTGCTGGACACACTGGTCGACAGAGGACACCAGGTGACGGTCCTCATACCAAGTGCATCATTGTTCATGGACAGCAAGTCTTCAAGTTTTCATTACGAACCCTTCAACGTGTCAGTCTCaatggaggagatggagaaatATTTTGATGACTACATTTACTTTTCCATGTATGAAATAGATCAAATGAACAACTTGCAGATGTACATCAAATACATGGATTTGATGAGGCAAGAACTGAAGTATTCCTTGAAGTATTTAGATGGAATTATAAAATCACAACCCATCATGAAGAAGCTGAAGGAAGAAAAGTATGACCTTCTTTTGGCTGACCCCATTTTCCCCGGCAGTGAGTTATTAGCTGATATTTTGGGCACCCCTTTGGTTTTTACTTTGCGCTTTTCCTTGGTCAATAACTGGGAGAGGCACTGTGGCCAGTTACCCGCTCCACCTTCTTTTGTCCCCGGTGATATGAGCAAACTAACCGACAAGATGGATTTCTCAGAGAGAGTGTGGAACACTTTATTCTATTTAATTAATGACCTGGCGATATATGATGTTAATTGGAAAGAATTAGATAAATATTACTCCGAATTCAAAG GGACACCCACCAGTGCTTGTGAGTTGATGGGTAAGGCAGACATCTGGTTGATGCGAACCTACTGGGACTTTAATTTCCCTCATCCCATCCTCCCAAACTTCAAATATGTTGGTGGAATCCACTGCAAACCTGCTAAACCTTTGCCAGAG TACATGGAAGAATTTGTGCAGAGTTCAGGAGACGCTGGCATCGTGATCTTCACTTTGGGATCTATGATCAAGAACATCACCAAAGAGAAAGGAAATATGATTGCGTCGGCCCTTGCTCAGATCCCACAAAAG GTGCTGTGGAGATTCAAAGGAGAAGAACCAGAGACTCTGGGTGCCAACACTAGAATATATGACTGGATTCCTCAGAATGACTTGCTGG GTCACCCCAAGGCCAGAGCTTTTATCACTCATGGTGGCACAAATGGTATTTATGAGGCCATCTACCACGGTGTTCCCATGGTGGGCATCCCCATGTTTGCTGACCAGCCAACAAACATGGTCCATATGAAGGCTAAGGGAGCTGCACTCACTGTGGACTTAAACTTCATGAAGACAGAGGACCTTAGAGATGCCGTCAATACTGTCATCAATGACGAATC GTACAAGGAGAGTGCCATGCGGCTGTCCAGGATCCACCATGACAGACCCATAAGTCCTCGGGATGAGGCAATATACTGGATCGAGTTCACCATGAGAAACAAGGGTGCCGCACATCTGCGAGTCCAAGCCCATGAGCTCACCTGGTACCAGTATCACAGCCTGGATGTCCTGGCCTTCCTCCTCACCATTGTTCTGCTCACCACACTCCTCTTCATCAAGGCCTGCAGTTTCTGCTTGGGGAAGTGCTGTGGCAgaaaaggaaagacaaaaactgAGTAG